The proteins below come from a single Vibrio cyclitrophicus genomic window:
- a CDS encoding sulfite exporter TauE/SafE family protein, producing MDLIFSPTFPILGAIFIFAAIVRGFSGFGFTLVALPLSALFVPVIELVPVFMLIDLLGNIQLLPKVKHHVNWRWVSKVFIPCLAFTPVGLILLKSVNQDAIILIISAFIFASALMIYKGFQYQSEPRFAPYLLGSLAGVMNGAASMSGPPVGTHALASPVEPHIARAGLIAFFVLADSSAFVSASIAGLVNRDVIWHTAVLLPSSMLGGYVGSKLFERFGGEKFKPVTIALLIVIAIFSAGRVLL from the coding sequence ATGGATCTCATTTTTAGTCCAACTTTCCCAATTTTGGGTGCAATCTTCATTTTCGCTGCCATAGTTCGTGGCTTCTCAGGTTTCGGTTTCACCCTAGTGGCATTGCCATTAAGTGCGTTATTCGTGCCTGTTATCGAACTCGTTCCCGTTTTCATGCTGATCGACCTGTTAGGCAATATCCAATTATTACCGAAGGTTAAACATCACGTAAATTGGCGCTGGGTTTCGAAGGTGTTTATTCCTTGCTTAGCCTTCACCCCTGTCGGCTTAATCCTGCTCAAATCCGTGAACCAAGATGCGATAATCTTGATCATAAGTGCATTTATCTTCGCCTCTGCACTTATGATCTACAAAGGGTTCCAGTATCAAAGTGAGCCTAGATTTGCTCCTTATCTTCTGGGAAGCCTTGCTGGCGTAATGAATGGTGCAGCATCAATGTCAGGGCCTCCTGTTGGTACACATGCATTAGCTAGCCCAGTAGAGCCTCACATTGCAAGAGCGGGCTTAATCGCTTTCTTTGTTTTGGCCGATTCGAGTGCATTTGTTTCTGCTTCGATAGCAGGCTTAGTAAACCGAGATGTGATCTGGCATACCGCAGTTCTTTTACCAAGCAGTATGTTGGGTGGCTATGTGGGTTCTAAGTTGTTTGAGAGATTTGGCGGAGAGAAATTCAAGCCCGTCACGATTGCACTGCTCATTGTAATTGCTATCTTCAGTGCAGGTCGAGTCTTACTGTAA
- a CDS encoding glycerophosphodiester phosphodiesterase family protein has product MSSIIVGHRGVAGTHPENTKASIEQAAKLGLKWVEVDIQPTQDDQLVVCHDHTLERCSDGKGRVDEHTLAELRQLDFGNWKSEEFSGEKILTLSELLGLVEQHGLSVNLEIKVDSRHQAPHVVDLLHSELIRSNLDTDRILLSSFSHQVIVEIAHHLPRYRVGVITEQLTQADLMLIDKVKAFSCHMNYEHVNQSDLDTLNEAKIQTWCYTVNDPSRFKFLSKVDAVFTDFPDKFSAIN; this is encoded by the coding sequence ATGTCGTCTATCATCGTAGGTCATCGAGGTGTAGCAGGTACTCACCCAGAAAATACCAAAGCAAGCATTGAACAAGCCGCAAAACTCGGTTTGAAATGGGTGGAAGTTGATATTCAACCTACACAGGATGATCAACTTGTGGTTTGTCACGATCACACACTAGAACGTTGTAGTGATGGTAAAGGGCGTGTCGATGAGCACACGCTCGCAGAGCTGCGCCAACTTGATTTCGGAAACTGGAAATCTGAAGAGTTCTCTGGAGAAAAAATACTGACGCTCTCAGAGCTACTTGGCCTAGTTGAACAACACGGTCTTAGCGTTAACCTAGAGATCAAGGTCGATAGCAGACATCAAGCCCCGCATGTGGTTGATCTGTTGCACTCAGAATTGATCCGTTCAAATCTGGATACAGATAGGATTTTATTATCTAGCTTCAGTCATCAAGTGATCGTTGAAATCGCTCACCATTTACCGAGATACCGCGTTGGCGTGATTACCGAACAACTGACTCAAGCCGATCTGATGCTCATTGATAAGGTCAAAGCGTTCAGCTGCCATATGAATTATGAACACGTGAATCAGAGCGATCTTGATACGCTTAACGAAGCAAAAATTCAAACATGGTGCTATACCGTGAATGACCCCTCTCGCTTCAAATTCCTTTCAAAAGTGGACGCGGTATTCACTGATTTTCCAGATAAATTCAGCGCTATAAATTGA
- the ugpC gene encoding sn-glycerol-3-phosphate ABC transporter ATP-binding protein UgpC has product MKNNNDTTQMKDNHIQSLDEYKASQQTIHKNTEDSQMTTRHQILGHHQTNNGQTRKTPIMLSIKNLVKTYENGHRAVKGVSLDIEKGEFLVLVGPSGCGKSSILRSIAGLESISGGEIHLAGRRVDTEKPAKRDIAMVFQNYALYPHMTVYKNLAYGLKNRGVSQHTIEEKIEKVAKTLKIEEYLNRKPAKLSGGQRQRVAMGRAIVRDPQLFLFDEPLSNLDASLRAHMRLEIKKLQRELGVTSVYVTHDQVEAMTLADRIVVLNNGQIEQVGTPREVYHQPASTFVASFIGSPAMNFLPATLDDGYLEIGDQQMYLPEYAHVKNTSITLGIRPEHSEVCADLVMNALPLELRISVVEPLGPNQLVHGLVNEQPFIAVTPETALCQAVPLGLSIDKSNLHIFDNHGKRIHPNNFTSQESHEDTTSLTTALA; this is encoded by the coding sequence GTGAAAAATAATAACGACACAACTCAAATGAAAGATAACCATATTCAATCGCTAGATGAGTACAAAGCTTCTCAACAAACTATCCACAAAAATACAGAGGACTCGCAAATGACGACTCGTCATCAAATACTTGGTCACCACCAAACAAACAACGGACAGACGCGTAAGACACCAATCATGTTGAGTATCAAGAACTTGGTCAAGACTTACGAAAATGGTCACCGTGCCGTTAAAGGAGTATCTCTTGATATCGAAAAAGGTGAATTTCTCGTGTTAGTTGGCCCTTCAGGCTGTGGGAAATCTTCTATTTTGCGCTCCATTGCTGGGTTAGAAAGCATCTCTGGCGGTGAGATTCATTTAGCCGGTCGTCGAGTCGATACCGAGAAGCCAGCAAAGCGCGATATCGCAATGGTTTTTCAGAATTATGCGCTCTACCCACACATGACAGTGTATAAAAATCTGGCTTATGGGTTAAAAAACCGAGGTGTCAGCCAACACACAATTGAAGAGAAAATTGAGAAAGTCGCCAAGACACTCAAAATCGAAGAATATCTCAATCGTAAACCCGCTAAATTGTCAGGCGGTCAACGTCAACGTGTTGCCATGGGACGAGCGATCGTACGCGACCCTCAACTGTTCTTGTTTGATGAACCTTTATCTAACCTAGATGCCTCACTGCGTGCTCACATGAGGTTAGAAATCAAAAAGCTGCAACGCGAGCTTGGCGTGACCAGTGTTTACGTCACTCATGATCAAGTTGAAGCCATGACACTAGCTGACAGAATTGTGGTACTCAACAACGGTCAAATAGAGCAAGTCGGTACACCAAGAGAGGTCTACCACCAGCCAGCCAGTACCTTTGTGGCAAGCTTCATTGGCAGCCCTGCGATGAATTTCTTACCAGCAACACTCGACGACGGCTACCTTGAAATTGGCGACCAGCAAATGTACTTGCCCGAATACGCCCACGTAAAAAACACATCCATCACACTTGGTATTCGGCCAGAACACTCTGAGGTTTGTGCCGATTTAGTCATGAACGCGCTGCCGCTTGAATTACGCATCAGCGTGGTTGAGCCTTTAGGGCCAAATCAATTGGTTCATGGCCTTGTGAACGAACAACCCTTTATCGCTGTGACACCCGAAACGGCGCTGTGCCAAGCCGTCCCTCTCGGACTAAGCATCGATAAATCCAACCTGCATATTTTTGACAATCATGGCAAACGCATTCACCCAAATAACTTCACATCACAGGAGTCACACGAAGATACGACAAGCTTAACGACGGCTCTAGCTTAA